The genomic stretch ccatttaccaatttagtcattccggccaATATTGTCTTGAAATCGCTGACTTTAGCGATCTAGTCTGCGCtaaccgtcctacgtggcacaatacacggataattatttttattaatttttttatttttcctttcttttatttttcctttccttcttcctgtGGCAAGAGAGATTGACCTTGCTTGTCTTGGAAAAGGCTCGCCCTCAACGGATTTGGAAAGGTTGAGCATCACCAACCTTGGGGGAGGGTCGAGCCTTGTTGGACTAGCGAGGTCCGGCAACGCGAGGTCGACCCTTGGCCAACGACAGCAAGGGTGAGCCTCACCCAAGGTTAGCAAGGTCGACCTTGCTGGCCATTACCGAGGCTCGCAATAGActcaaggaagaaggaaggaaaagaaaaagtaaagtaaaaataataataaaaaaaatttcaaaagaatttttcaaatatttaaaataaaaatgaaatcaacATCGGCTGTCCTATGGTCCTGCCATATAAGACGGCTAGcgttcacgtcagcgatttccattcaaaattggttagaaagactaaattgacaaatcattaataagtgtaggactaaattgacaaatcctcAAAATGCTtaatattaaattgataaattgtcaaaagatttacgactaaattgacacaatttaaaCTAAATTGCCATATCgacaaaaagatttaggactatattgacacaAGTGAAAGGTTAGGATTGCATTGACAGCCATACCATACTTTTAAcagtttttggacaattttccccaggCGAAGGTGTAAGATTTTAGCAGTTGACCTTAACAAGAAGTGTCAAAGCCAAGGGCTGCACGAATAGCCTCCGTTGTGATTCGATGTTTGGTGAATACCTCTGAGAAGAAGTTTCACATGTTACCACGATGGTTTGGACACGGAAGAGAAAACCGGCGAAGATAAGGGCGTTGTGATGTGGGAAACCATCCCGGCTTTGGCGGGTGATCATGAGCCGGTCATACTTGTTTGGGAGTTGGAGATTCCAGATGGTTTCTGTGGGTGCGTCGACATATATCTAGACTAGGTGGGATTTGGGTTACTTTCAACAGACTAAACTTCTACGTAAAAAGTAGATCCAACTAAATGTGTCAACGCTTACCATCTTGCTATCGCTCCCAATGATTCTGTAAAGTAACCATTTGGACTTTTTTGGCATGACCCCATgatcgaaaagaaaagaataaggtAAAGTGGGCGGGAAAAGAACAACTTGTCACTATTTTACCGTTCCTGGATTCTAGAGTTACCGTCCTTGTCAATCTGTTACGTTTGCTCTTGACCGAGTTGGTGCGACCTCTTCCGCTGCCGACCGAACTAGGACTTTCATCTGATTAGCCCGTTGAATTGACTCTCTCCCCTTATCATCCCCCATCTTCGTGGACTTTCCTAGAGACAAAAACTTCCCTCCTAGCGGGTGAGATCACCgaagaaagaataagaaatcACCAACACAATCTTAGTTGGGTCTCCAATTTTTCTATTGTCTTTTGACCATCAACTTGGTTGTTTTGTATTAGTTTGAAAGGGGTAAATTTGGTCACCCGCCACACTAGCAAGGTACGACTAATCAACCCCATAGGGACTAAGATGCACTGCGAGACTTGATCAGCATCAGAAGGTCTGCAGACTCGAAATTCATCCTTAACGAGCTCAACTTAGTGCTTACCTCCTCTTCTATCGCTAGTCCTACGATCAAAAACTGCGATGATAGAATCATCCGGTGAACTTATATGTTTACAGATATTCTCATTGTATCAATATACCGTTGTTGTGGTATCAAACATTGGACTCGCATGAATCGAGTGGACGCAAGAAGTAGCGACATTGGCTATAGAAAACCCCGTCCGGgcaagggaaaattgtccataaACTAGCATTACGTCTAGTAGCAGgtgattccattataattagcagcTTCCACTTATCTATTACAAAACTCAATTACAACTATGTATGGTTCCAAGCCCAATCTGTCAATAAAATATgtgctcaaactataaaagtacTCTAGCATTTGGGGGGGCTACATCATATTGTACTCATTTGATGATAACTAAGTACAGCCTAGAACATGAATAAATGTGGCTTTTTAAAATATGTCTATTCTCCTTTAAGTCATTGTTGTCAATAATATTTACATGTATAATATACAGGCTTGTCATCCACTGATCCTAGAAAAATACAAGGTAACAACAGTCGCAAAACCGGACATGTAAAGTATGGCCTGAAAATTTCAacttgaaattaattgaaatagatgaacgattgaaaattcagaaaagaataatttgaaTATGATTTGCTCCTTCGCAAATTCaactcttttttcatttgagaGCATGTCGATTTCAGTGTCATATTCTCGAAAATGGAATTTTAATGCAATCTCAAGGGTAAGTTAAACTATTTAAATTCTCTCatatattcatttatttatgaagCATCTCatacaattctttttttttattttttatgatgcaTGTTTTTTTGTATCTGTTTATATTGTTGTTTTGTCAAATGTGAGATTGATCCTCTAATGTCATTATTTGTGACATACGAGTTCAAGAACATTTATTAGTGAAAAATAAGCACTATGAGATTGATCTTTTAATGTAGTCATTTGTTAAATGTGAGTCAAATATGGGATAGGGGACGCCCCATGGCTAAAATTTTGGAAACCTGGTCATAAACAATTACTTTTAACCCTATAATACATATGTTTTAAAATAGAATCATacatccataaaaaatataagatGGGTATCCTTACAATGTTAAATATTTTAAGGCCTCCTCATACACAATTGTTTAGACATATAGTATACAGGTGTTTCAAAGTAAAATCTGTATTCTTTAGATGAGTATTACCAAAAATATGCATAATCCTATTGCTTCTTGTACATTGATTAGAGATTTATGTCTAAGAATTAAGGAGTCATTATTAGATACCAAAATATGTATAAGAATTAGAGATGCAGAACTAGAGATTCGAGAAGTAAAGAGTTGTTAAAGTGACTATCAAAAGCAAATTACTGGGTATAGCTCGCACGTAAGAGTGGCTCGTAACTTAATATCGCacaattcgacaaaaaaaaaaaaaaacttaatatCGCACAAGCTTTATGGAAAATAGTAGGGTAACTAAAGCAAATACGACGTAGTTGATTAGGGGCGTCAGGTAATTCAAGAATTGGAGTTCACCCTTTAATGTCCCACCAATGATGTGCTAATATTCTAGGCACAGTCACCTGTGCGGACAAAAGTTTGGATTTAATCCATTTAGGGGATTGTAGGGTGTCCCATGGATTTCTAGGTAACCGAGTTGCTGTGTCATGCCACTAAATTACCttataattgaatcctaaagctttcaaaaaatctaattaagtcttaaaactggGATTGAGCATAATGGACTGACCGGACTGAGAATCGCTCATACCGGACAGGACCGATGGGTGTGGTCTAGTTTTGGGGAAGCTCGGTCTGGTTTCCTGTCCCTAAAATTGAAACCGGCAACCAGACACTCTGATTCCCGATTCCGGAGAGGAACTGGACCGAGGATTtttgaattataaaaaattatagaactGTTATAGTATTACAATGATGTTTTCGATTATcgtctttcttttgttttctgagCTTCGAGGAAACTATTGATGAACAACTGTTATAGGAACGTCATGCTAGTGCTACAAAAGAAACTGTTGGGAGTAAGCTTAGTGTTATCAGGTGAAAACAATTCTTGAGCCGCAGTCCTCTCTAGGAACTCTGTCCTTGAAGTTATTCGAAACTTGTTTTGCTTAAAGAGAACAACTTCAAATGCATTAATAGGTTGGGATATCATGAGATATTGGACAATTTATAGGTTTCATTGGATTactcgggaatcggaccggaccggtcgaTCCAGTCCCCGGTTTCTAAAATTGAGAACCAGGACTACTTGTCCGATTTGTTCTTAAGGGGAATCGGACTGGACTGAAAACCGATCACCCCcacctaaaacttatcaaattggtgtaatcaagtcttTTAATTAACTCTGTTCAATTTAGCTAATAGAAAAGCCAACATgcctttttgcattttctctatCCTACCCGACGCTAATATGACTAAAACGACATTGTTTTGATCaaaataaatcttttttttaataaaaatcttatttctgacaaaaaataaaaattttatttaagctatattaaaaaataagcaaacttcaaaaagaaaagaaaaaaaaaagcaagaggaAAACGCAAGTCGTCGCCGTCACCATCGCAGCGTTGTCACCACCGAGAAGGGCTGGCGATGGTGAGGGGATGGTCGGTGGGGGTTGCAACCCTCACCTAGACCCGACGGGGCTCGCCGGGCCTCGGCCATCGTCCGTCCTTCCTAGCAATGTTTGGGAGGCAACCGTGAGGGCTCACccgagtttttccttttttttctttatgtgtttttgtttgcttatttttaatataatttaaataatttttttgttaaaaaaattgaaatttgaccaAAACGATGTTGTTGTAGccttatatttcatgttttagtcaCGTTATTGCatgtagaagagagaaaatttataaaaagaaaaataacatcagcattttctgttagttaattttgatttaattaatgtggaaggacttgattgcacaaatttgacaaattttaggaattaattgaattttttaaaattttaagaactcaattacactttcataGCAAGCTTTAAGACTTTTAGTACacttattataattttttttataatctaagTTTTTGATATAGGGACACCAACTTATGAGTGCCATGACTCATATGTTTTAAACAACTATTCCCACAATTTCTCAAACCCACCGACACCAATCAAACGTTATTCAAAAGATTCCCCATTAAATATTGGCCAATTGCGTGCGTGTGTGCGTGGAGATTTTGCCCAAATGATTATATAAAGTTGCAATGGGGCCATTGATGTGACGATAATCTCCACAGGAGCAAACATTCTTGTGTAAtcggaaagagaaagaaagcgaACGTAGTGGGTGGCGACCGATGAAGAGGCCGAGGCCAGCCGGTCAGGCCGGCCAGGGATCGAAGACGCGGTCGCACGATCGAAGTTGGAGGGCGAGTGAGCCAATCTTGGGGGGCTTTCGTGGAGCCGAATCGTACCTGACATGGGGGTCGAGCTCAATTCTTTCTGGGAGCGAGGTTAAAAAAAcgcttttgcccttttccccCCTCAACTGAGCTTTCGTTTTGATGATTTCTACGGTGATCAGATCGGCTAgtcacactctctctccttctttaaTTCCACTGAAATCTTGTGTTGGAACTTTGCGATGATAGGTCCCTCTGCGATCGATCTAGTTTGACTGTTCAAGACTAACCATTTTTCCGGGCGCGATCACGCATGTCGATAACAGGTCGACCTAGTCATTAGTACTCTCGAGGATCCGTCGTTCGTTTGGTGTTGTGAAACTCCATGCGTGTGTCGTATGCTTTTATCCTCTAGAATTTGCTTCTCGTGAAAATGTGGTGTCCGATCCTTTTAAGCCACTCGGCTGATTTTGGGGGAGGGCTAGAGAAAATCATGAGCGGGCAGTGAGTAAAATAGGAGGTTTGGCTGGAGGAAAGTTGCTTTCGCCGCGCTTGTGAGTAGCTGAAGAGTTCCCGGTGGACGATCATATTAGGTTTTAATTGAGGCAATCATACAGCTTATTCAGAAGGATTTCCTTAGAATAAGAGAGTCGAAACCTATGCGCTTTCCCTAGCTTTCAAGAAAGtcaatttttggggaaaatctcATCCTGTATGAAACATGTGACAGAATTAAAACCTAGTCTGAATAAATTGAACAACATTGGTGCCCTGCACTTGATCCTAGTTCTtctaattttcttctcttcctctcttgttttttcttttttgcttttccctTTGCCCTTTGCCTCCTTACGTAAGGCAAAGGGAATATGGCACTAACGCAAATAACACAAAATGCAAGGGCATAACTGCAAAGGCGCAGTTATGCCATTATTGAGAGGAATGATTAAGACCTTCTTGAGTGGCTATAAATAAATAGCCAAAGCCCATCTTATAGTCCAGCAAAGACGTCTTAAGTCCTTAATTATAACATCTAATCTCGATCCCTTCCAACAAACACTGTCTCACGCTTCATCGCCATCCTCTCTCCACACCCTTTTGTATCGATTAATACACTCCCACAAGCACCTGAAACACTTCTCTCTCGGAAATTTTTCCCTTAATGGCTATGGCTATGGCCATTGACGATGCCACGGGGCTCGACTTCTCGGCTCATagcacctccaccaccaccaccaccaccaccaccatggcAGACGATGAATATGGCTGCAACTGGAATGATTGGTCGCCGGTGGTTGATTGGAACGCTCTCTCCGGCGGCCAAGATGATTTTCAGGACCTAATCGAGTCCATGATAGATGAGAGCGGGCTTCAGCCGGCTCGATCTGCAGTGAATTACCAGGAGGGATGCAACTCTCCGTCCACCGACACGACCATGTTCACCGACGAGGAAGCCAGCGGGGGTGACTTGAAAGGGTTGAGGCTGGTTCACTTGTTGATGGCCGCCGCCGAGGCCCTGACTGGGGTGAACAAATGCCATGAACTGGCTCGGGTGATATTGGTTCGGCTCAAGGAGTTGGTGTCCCCAACTGATGGAACTAACATGGAGAGGTAAACAATTTGACTAGCTAAAATGAGTATTTAATTCAGATTAATTTGTAGTTGTGTACAGTCGTCTTCCAATCAATCGCACTCCCATGAAATTTATTCTGTCTTCTCGTCTATTGTGGTCCTGTTAAATTTAACCAGATCATTCTCGTCATAGGGGAAATAATGTTGCTTTATAATGATAAAAAACCGTAGATTGACgtaaaatttttgttgtttaatcAACAGATTGGCAGCACATTTCACGGAGGCCCTACAGGGATTGCTAGAAGGTGCCGGTGGCGGTCACGGCAAGCACCCGACAAGCGGTGGGCCCCAACGCGacgaccaccaccatcaccaccaagcGGATGTTCTTGCCGCTTTTCAGCTAATGCAAGACATGTCGCCCTACATCAAGTTCGGGCACTTCACCGCAAACCAGGCCATTCTAGAAGCCGTCACTCAGCACCGGCGAGTCCATATCGTGGACTATGATATCATGGAGGGGATCCAATGGGCGTCGCTCATGCAAGCTCTGGTCTCTAGGAAGGACGGCCCCCCGGTCCCGCATCTCAGGATCACGGCCTTGTCGAGAGGCGGAAACGGTCGCCGCTCAATTGGGACCGTCCAAGAGACGGGCCGTCGCCTGACTGCGTTCGCCTCATCGATTGGTCAGCCATTTTCGTTCCACCAATGTAGGTTGGACTCGGACGAAACATTTCGTCCGTCTTCCCTAAAGTTAGTGAGAGGTGAGGCATTGATATTCAACTGCATGCTGCACCTCCCTCACTTCAGTTACCGGGCACCCGAGTCCGTGGCTTCCTTCTTATCCGGAGCCAAGACGCTGAACCCTAGACTCGTGACTCTGGTGGAGGAAGAATTGGGGCCGATTGGGGTCCAAGGGTTCGTGAGCCGATTCATAGACTCCCTGCATCACTACTCCGCCATGTACGACTCGCTTGAGGCAGGGTTTCCGATGCAGTGCCGGGCTCGAGCTCTGGTGGAGAGGGTCTTCCTGGGGCCCCAGATAATTGGATCATTGGCTCGGATATACCGGACATGCAGCGACGAGGAGGGCGGCTCGTGGCGGCAGTGGTTGGGTGCAACGGGGTTTAGGCCTGTGGACATAAGCTTTGCCAATCATTGCCAAGCCAAGCTCTTGTTGGGGCTATTCAATGATGGGTATAGGGTGGAGGAGTTGGCCAACAACAGGCTCGTCTTGGGATGGAAATCTCGTCGTCTACT from Rhodamnia argentea isolate NSW1041297 chromosome 2, ASM2092103v1, whole genome shotgun sequence encodes the following:
- the LOC115751459 gene encoding protein NODULATION SIGNALING PATHWAY 2-like, which gives rise to MAMAMAIDDATGLDFSAHSTSTTTTTTTTMADDEYGCNWNDWSPVVDWNALSGGQDDFQDLIESMIDESGLQPARSAVNYQEGCNSPSTDTTMFTDEEASGGDLKGLRLVHLLMAAAEALTGVNKCHELARVILVRLKELVSPTDGTNMERLAAHFTEALQGLLEGAGGGHGKHPTSGGPQRDDHHHHHQADVLAAFQLMQDMSPYIKFGHFTANQAILEAVTQHRRVHIVDYDIMEGIQWASLMQALVSRKDGPPVPHLRITALSRGGNGRRSIGTVQETGRRLTAFASSIGQPFSFHQCRLDSDETFRPSSLKLVRGEALIFNCMLHLPHFSYRAPESVASFLSGAKTLNPRLVTLVEEELGPIGVQGFVSRFIDSLHHYSAMYDSLEAGFPMQCRARALVERVFLGPQIIGSLARIYRTCSDEEGGSWRQWLGATGFRPVDISFANHCQAKLLLGLFNDGYRVEELANNRLVLGWKSRRLLSASIWSSPFDSDL